In one Candidatus Nitronereus thalassa genomic region, the following are encoded:
- a CDS encoding fumarylacetoacetate hydrolase family protein, which translates to MKIIRFQDSDGVVHYGEYVDDQTAHLLEGDIFHDFEVTNRRMVVSQLLAPVEPKNILCIGLNYRQHAEETGAKLPENPVLFIKAVNALNHPGAPIDIPKIAPGQVDYECELAVVIKKPAKNVSKNEALDYVLGYTCANDVSARRWQKEGGAKQWCRGKSFDTFCPLGPCLVTPEDIPNPNKLRICTTINGVVMQDSSTSDMIFDVPTLISFLSEGTTLLPGTVILTGTPQGVGFARNPPIFLKAGDEVEIEIEDIGVLRNPVQEEK; encoded by the coding sequence ATGAAAATCATTCGCTTTCAAGATTCTGACGGTGTGGTTCACTATGGGGAGTATGTTGATGACCAAACAGCCCATCTTCTCGAGGGGGATATTTTTCATGACTTTGAGGTGACCAATCGTCGTATGGTCGTGAGCCAATTGCTTGCTCCGGTCGAACCAAAAAATATTTTATGCATTGGTTTGAATTACCGTCAGCATGCCGAAGAAACAGGAGCCAAGCTTCCGGAGAATCCAGTATTATTTATTAAAGCCGTGAATGCTCTTAACCATCCGGGTGCGCCCATTGATATTCCAAAAATTGCGCCGGGCCAGGTAGATTACGAATGTGAATTGGCAGTGGTCATCAAAAAGCCGGCAAAAAATGTCTCAAAGAATGAAGCGCTGGATTATGTTCTCGGATATACCTGTGCCAACGATGTCAGTGCGCGTCGCTGGCAAAAGGAGGGTGGTGCAAAACAATGGTGTCGGGGAAAGTCTTTTGACACATTCTGTCCCCTCGGGCCGTGTCTCGTGACTCCAGAGGATATTCCCAATCCCAATAAGTTGAGGATTTGTACCACAATCAACGGAGTGGTGATGCAGGATTCTTCTACGTCTGACATGATTTTTGATGTTCCTACCCTCATCAGTTTTTTGAGCGAGGGGACTACCCTTTTGCCGGGGACGGTCATTTTGACTGGCACACCTCAAGGTGTTGGTTTTGCCAGGAATCCTCCAATTTTCCTGAAGGCCGGAGATGAGGTCGAAATTGAAATTGAAGATATTGGTGTTCTTCGAAATCCTGTCCAAGAAGAAAAATAG
- a CDS encoding DUF3303 domain-containing protein, which produces MKFLVTYSIHPDKRHQALQAFSRMTQADDLADIGKQITVIGRWHIVDGGSGLAIVETSDAQALARWALNWNHIMDLEMKPVIDDQEARSIGIQKFK; this is translated from the coding sequence ATGAAGTTTCTTGTGACCTACTCTATTCATCCCGACAAACGGCACCAGGCTTTGCAAGCCTTCTCTCGGATGACACAAGCCGATGACTTAGCAGATATCGGCAAGCAAATCACCGTCATCGGGCGATGGCATATCGTAGATGGGGGAAGCGGTTTGGCCATTGTTGAGACCTCTGATGCCCAAGCCCTCGCCCGGTGGGCACTGAACTGGAATCACATAATGGATCTGGAAATGAAACCGGTCATTGATGACCAGGAAGCCCGTTCCATCGGTATCCAGAAATTTAAATAG
- a CDS encoding aminodeoxychorismate/anthranilate synthase component II has product MLLMIDNYDSFTYNLVQYFGELGADIHVYRNDKISIEEIERLNPERIVISPGPCTPKEAGVSIKVIKHFAGQLPLLGVCLGHQSLAYAFGGEIIRAERLMHGKTSMVNHDGQTIFDGLPNPFEATRYHSLIVNRDTLPGDFEISAMTDEGEIMGLRHLPTGAEGVQFHPESILTKAGMDLLRNFLELDNFNGEPMAA; this is encoded by the coding sequence ATGTTACTCATGATCGACAATTATGACTCCTTCACCTACAACCTGGTCCAGTACTTTGGGGAATTGGGCGCAGACATTCACGTATACAGGAATGATAAGATCTCAATTGAAGAAATTGAGCGTTTAAATCCTGAACGCATCGTCATTTCTCCCGGCCCATGTACCCCAAAAGAAGCCGGAGTCTCGATCAAAGTCATCAAGCATTTTGCTGGGCAACTCCCATTGCTCGGCGTATGCCTCGGTCATCAATCCCTTGCCTACGCCTTTGGTGGAGAAATCATTCGGGCTGAACGACTGATGCACGGCAAAACCTCGATGGTCAATCACGATGGGCAAACTATTTTTGACGGCCTGCCAAATCCATTTGAAGCCACACGCTATCACTCATTAATCGTCAATCGCGACACGCTACCCGGTGACTTTGAAATTTCCGCAATGACAGATGAAGGTGAAATCATGGGACTCCGCCATTTACCCACGGGTGCCGAAGGCGTTCAATTTCACCCAGAATCAATTCTCACCAAAGCAGGAATGGATCTTCTGAGAAACTTTCTTGAACTCGACAATTTTAACGGCGAGCCCATGGCGGCCTAA
- a CDS encoding AmpG family muropeptide MFS transporter: MDTASKQRWQESFQAFLHPRVITMLFLGFSAGIPILLIFSSLSLWLREAGVERSAVTFFSWAALGYSFKFVWAPLVDQLPLPFLTQKFGRRRGWMLLAQCSIIAAITGMALIDPSNGPSSLTYMAIAAVLLGFSSATQDIVIDAYRIESAEISLQAMMSSTYIAGYRIGMLVAGAGALFLASAFGSTKDTYDYQAWQGAYFIMALAMLVGVFTTLAIQEPISNRTAIVSRSTREHFGFLFMFAVAATGFILTFYHTAEVATSMTKTLSARFDSFPVGGFLVETFRLGLGIGIAWLAATLVIWSGIVSQNMMQETYIAPAQDFLKRYGLSTALLLLVLVGVYRISDIVLGVIANVFYQDMGFTKVEIASVVKTFGLFMTIAGGFLGGILSVRYGVIRILFLGAVLSAATNLLFMVLASMGHNLEMLYLVISVDNLSAGLASAAFVAFLSSLTNIQFTAMQYAIFSSLMTLFPKILGGYSGTIVDGIGYSNFFILTALLGLPVLYLVWQAGGLLKNHQP, from the coding sequence TCTCTGTGGTTACGTGAAGCAGGAGTCGAACGTTCGGCGGTCACGTTTTTTAGTTGGGCCGCATTGGGCTACTCCTTTAAGTTTGTCTGGGCGCCATTAGTTGACCAATTGCCCCTTCCCTTCCTGACACAAAAATTCGGTCGGCGACGGGGATGGATGTTGCTCGCGCAATGTTCCATTATTGCGGCTATCACAGGCATGGCCCTCATAGATCCCTCCAATGGTCCATCCAGCCTCACCTACATGGCGATTGCAGCCGTACTGCTCGGGTTTTCTTCCGCAACACAAGACATTGTGATCGATGCCTATAGAATTGAGTCCGCAGAAATTTCACTCCAAGCCATGATGTCTTCCACATATATCGCAGGCTATCGTATCGGAATGTTGGTAGCTGGAGCCGGCGCATTGTTCCTCGCCAGCGCCTTTGGTTCGACAAAGGATACCTATGATTACCAAGCCTGGCAGGGAGCATATTTTATCATGGCTTTGGCTATGCTCGTGGGAGTGTTCACCACACTGGCGATTCAAGAACCAATTTCTAATCGAACAGCCATCGTCTCACGATCAACGAGGGAGCATTTCGGATTTTTGTTTATGTTCGCGGTCGCTGCCACCGGCTTTATCCTGACCTTTTATCATACGGCTGAAGTGGCAACCTCGATGACAAAAACGCTTTCCGCACGATTCGACTCATTCCCGGTAGGTGGATTTTTGGTAGAAACATTTCGACTCGGACTAGGGATCGGCATAGCCTGGCTGGCGGCCACACTGGTCATTTGGTCTGGAATTGTGAGCCAAAACATGATGCAGGAAACCTACATCGCCCCAGCCCAAGATTTTTTAAAGCGCTATGGCCTGAGCACGGCCCTGTTACTTTTGGTATTGGTCGGGGTGTATCGCATCTCCGACATCGTGCTTGGCGTGATTGCCAATGTGTTCTACCAGGACATGGGATTCACAAAAGTGGAGATTGCGAGCGTGGTCAAAACATTTGGCTTGTTTATGACCATTGCGGGAGGGTTCTTGGGAGGAATTCTTTCGGTGAGGTATGGGGTGATCCGCATCCTCTTCCTGGGTGCGGTCCTATCTGCTGCCACCAATTTACTGTTTATGGTGTTGGCATCGATGGGACACAATCTGGAAATGCTGTACCTGGTGATTTCGGTGGATAATCTTTCAGCGGGTCTGGCGAGTGCCGCGTTTGTGGCATTCCTTTCCAGCCTCACGAATATTCAATTCACCGCGATGCAGTATGCTATTTTCAGTTCCCTGATGACGTTATTTCCGAAAATTTTAGGAGGATACTCAGGAACGATCGTGGACGGCATCGGCTATTCAAATTTTTTCATTCTCACTGCGTTACTAGGACTTCCTGTGTTGTATTTGGTATGGCAGGCTGGAGGGTTGCTCAAAAATCATCAGCCATGA
- the trpC gene encoding indole-3-glycerol phosphate synthase TrpC — translation MILDRILEHKKAELRRKNSRGYLTSLKSKIADRPGPIGFINALEQAYTPDSPALIAEVKKASPSQGLMRPEFKHRFDPVKIAKIYKDHGAAAVSVLTDQEFFQGCLDYLSQVKDEVGLPALNKEFMIEDVQFYEARAYGADAILLIVAALDRWQLEDFYATAQGLHLDVLIETHNERELDTVLERIPNAPLIGINNRDLKTFTTDLGITAKLAARMPKDKVIVSESGIHKREDVLQILEAGAKVMLVGESLVRADDIGAKIQSLLAPPKSDEEKEEAAQGTRWI, via the coding sequence ATGATTCTCGATCGAATCCTCGAACATAAAAAGGCCGAATTGCGTCGTAAAAACAGTCGCGGCTACCTGACGAGCCTGAAGAGTAAAATTGCCGACCGTCCGGGTCCGATAGGGTTTATCAATGCCTTAGAACAAGCCTATACCCCCGATTCCCCAGCCCTCATCGCCGAAGTCAAAAAAGCATCTCCAAGCCAGGGTCTCATGCGTCCGGAGTTTAAACATCGATTTGACCCCGTAAAAATCGCCAAAATTTACAAAGATCATGGAGCAGCAGCAGTCTCGGTCCTCACCGACCAAGAATTTTTCCAGGGATGCTTGGATTACTTGTCTCAAGTAAAGGATGAAGTGGGATTACCCGCGTTGAACAAAGAGTTCATGATTGAAGACGTCCAGTTCTATGAAGCCCGTGCCTATGGCGCCGATGCCATCCTGCTCATTGTCGCGGCCCTCGACCGATGGCAACTCGAAGACTTTTACGCAACGGCACAAGGATTACACTTGGATGTGCTCATCGAAACCCACAATGAACGCGAACTCGATACCGTGCTAGAACGGATTCCGAATGCTCCCCTCATTGGGATCAACAATCGGGATCTAAAAACGTTTACCACGGACTTAGGTATCACCGCTAAACTGGCTGCACGCATGCCCAAGGATAAAGTCATTGTCAGTGAAAGCGGCATCCATAAGCGAGAAGATGTACTCCAGATCCTAGAAGCCGGTGCAAAAGTCATGCTCGTGGGAGAATCACTCGTCCGCGCAGATGATATCGGAGCCAAAATTCAAAGCCTCTTGGCCCCTCCAAAAAGCGACGAAGAAAAGGAGGAAGCCGCCCAAGGCACTCGCTGGATATAA
- the trpE gene encoding anthranilate synthase component I, whose product MKKPCYSVGFDDFCQLATQGNLVPVYREILADLETPVSAFSKINTGDTAFLFESIEGGENWARYSFLGSSVTQVIWEEKGKLMTQKGRKIQSQPFGTNPLQHVQEMLKEFQPVSVPGLPRFVGGAVGYLGYDVVRYFEPIPSRPKDSEYLPLMAFMLTDTLLVFDNVAHTIKVVANAPIASHAKSALKKTYSDATAKIEKIIAKLRKPLSRCSPTHRSQPVKFTSNMTQPTFEKMVRRTKEYIQAGDIVQAVVSQRWKTKIRTTPLEIYRALRVINPSPYMFYLRIAGVELVGSSPEILVRCEEDQIVVRPIAGTRKRGATSSQDQALAEELLADEKERAEHVMLVDLGRNDVGRVAKYQTVTLDPFMTVERYSHVMHIVSQVTGTLLPDHTAYDVMEACFPAGTVSGAPKIRAMQIIEELEPTKRGPYAGAVGYFSFSGNMDTCINIRTIVIKGNQAFVQAGAGIVADSDPTTEYEETCNKARAMMRGIEMAEQGLE is encoded by the coding sequence ATGAAAAAACCTTGTTATTCAGTGGGTTTTGACGATTTCTGCCAACTCGCCACTCAGGGAAATTTGGTCCCGGTGTATCGAGAAATTTTGGCAGACTTGGAAACCCCAGTCAGCGCCTTTTCTAAAATCAATACTGGGGATACGGCTTTTCTGTTTGAAAGCATAGAAGGCGGCGAAAACTGGGCGCGATATTCTTTTTTGGGTAGCAGTGTCACCCAGGTCATTTGGGAGGAGAAGGGAAAGCTCATGACCCAAAAGGGTCGGAAGATTCAATCTCAACCATTTGGAACCAATCCCCTGCAACATGTTCAGGAAATGCTGAAAGAATTTCAACCGGTCTCCGTTCCTGGGTTACCTCGGTTTGTCGGCGGGGCCGTGGGGTACCTGGGGTATGACGTGGTTCGCTACTTCGAGCCCATTCCCTCGCGCCCCAAGGATTCGGAATATCTGCCGTTGATGGCTTTTATGCTCACGGACACGTTGCTTGTTTTTGACAACGTCGCCCATACCATCAAAGTCGTTGCGAATGCCCCCATTGCCTCACATGCCAAGTCGGCCCTAAAAAAAACCTATTCCGACGCAACGGCCAAGATTGAAAAAATCATTGCCAAACTAAGAAAACCTCTATCACGGTGCTCGCCGACTCACCGCTCACAGCCGGTTAAATTTACATCCAACATGACTCAGCCGACCTTTGAAAAAATGGTGCGTCGCACAAAGGAATACATCCAAGCCGGGGATATCGTCCAAGCCGTGGTGTCGCAACGGTGGAAGACTAAAATTCGGACCACCCCATTGGAGATTTACCGCGCCCTTCGGGTGATTAATCCCTCTCCGTACATGTTCTATCTACGCATCGCCGGAGTGGAATTGGTCGGATCCTCCCCTGAAATCTTGGTACGGTGTGAAGAAGACCAGATTGTGGTTCGCCCCATTGCCGGCACCCGCAAGCGCGGAGCCACTTCCTCGCAAGACCAGGCACTCGCCGAAGAACTCCTCGCCGACGAAAAGGAACGGGCTGAACATGTGATGCTCGTGGATCTAGGAAGAAATGACGTCGGGCGTGTCGCGAAATATCAAACCGTGACGCTTGATCCATTTATGACAGTCGAGCGATATTCCCATGTGATGCATATTGTCTCGCAAGTCACAGGCACTCTTCTACCCGACCATACGGCCTATGACGTGATGGAGGCGTGTTTTCCTGCGGGAACTGTTTCCGGCGCGCCGAAAATCCGTGCCATGCAAATCATTGAAGAATTGGAACCGACGAAACGTGGACCATACGCCGGAGCAGTCGGCTATTTCAGCTTTTCAGGCAACATGGATACCTGTATTAATATTCGCACGATCGTCATCAAGGGTAACCAGGCCTTTGTCCAAGCCGGTGCCGGAATCGTGGCCGACTCCGACCCAACAACCGAATATGAAGAGACGTGTAATAAAGCACGCGCGATGATGCGTGGAATCGAAATGGCCGAACAGGGGTTGGAATAG
- the def gene encoding peptide deformylase codes for MTSLLKIARLGHPTIRENSVTVSPDQLASSAVQQFIDQLVETMRDAHGVGIAAPQVHVSQQIIAVEVLPDNPRYPNQVPVPLTVVVNPKIVEHDDRTDEQWEGCLSVPDLRGRVSRWLSVKVEGLNRKGQPVTLEARGFFARVLQHEIDHLHGYVFLDRLLDLKTLTHLREYELYWKK; via the coding sequence ATGACCTCCTTGCTGAAAATCGCCCGGCTGGGACATCCAACGATTCGTGAAAATTCTGTAACGGTTTCTCCTGATCAATTAGCATCGTCGGCAGTTCAGCAATTCATTGACCAATTGGTCGAGACGATGCGGGATGCCCATGGCGTTGGCATTGCCGCGCCACAAGTGCATGTGTCCCAGCAAATTATTGCCGTTGAGGTCTTGCCGGATAACCCGCGCTATCCCAATCAAGTGCCTGTCCCATTAACGGTGGTAGTAAATCCCAAAATTGTTGAGCATGATGACCGTACTGATGAACAGTGGGAGGGATGCCTCAGTGTGCCAGACCTTCGTGGTCGAGTATCTCGCTGGTTGTCTGTGAAGGTGGAGGGACTAAACAGGAAAGGCCAACCAGTAACTTTGGAAGCCCGAGGGTTTTTTGCACGGGTTCTTCAACATGAAATTGATCATTTACATGGTTATGTATTTTTGGATCGATTGCTGGATCTGAAAACGCTGACCCATCTGCGAGAATATGAACTGTATTGGAAAAAGTAA
- the trpD gene encoding anthranilate phosphoribosyltransferase, which translates to MIKDALQKLADGSNLTEKEAQEGMLQIMQGTASEAQIAAYLMGLRIKGETVEEITGSVKAMREMAIRIHVSAPLVVDTCGTGGDRANTFNISTAAAFLVAGGGMTVAKHGNRSVSSKSGSADVLSALGVKIDLSPERVEACVNEVGIGFLFAPLYHGAMKHCAKPRADMGIRTLMNILGPLSNPAGATIQVLGVFDQALTEKLAQVLIRLGTQHCFVLHGKDGLDEITLTDFTYVSEGKAGRVSSYHISPKDFGLEKVSPKELTGGTPEQNARLIEDIFRGRRNAKREIVLVNAAPAFVASGKAKTLKEGYDRAAEVIDSGAAQEKLEKLVAFTNQGTA; encoded by the coding sequence ATGATCAAAGACGCCCTTCAAAAACTGGCCGACGGCAGCAATCTCACGGAAAAAGAAGCCCAAGAAGGCATGCTTCAAATCATGCAGGGTACGGCTTCGGAAGCCCAGATTGCTGCCTATCTTATGGGCCTGCGTATCAAAGGCGAAACCGTCGAGGAAATTACGGGGTCCGTCAAAGCCATGCGGGAGATGGCGATCCGCATTCATGTGTCGGCTCCGCTAGTGGTGGATACCTGCGGAACCGGAGGGGATCGCGCCAACACCTTCAACATTTCTACGGCAGCGGCTTTCCTCGTGGCTGGAGGTGGCATGACGGTCGCCAAACATGGCAATCGCTCAGTGTCCTCCAAGTCTGGCAGTGCTGACGTGCTGTCGGCTTTGGGTGTAAAAATTGATCTGTCCCCCGAACGTGTAGAAGCTTGTGTGAATGAAGTCGGGATCGGATTTTTATTTGCCCCTCTCTATCATGGAGCGATGAAACATTGCGCCAAGCCACGAGCCGACATGGGCATTCGAACCCTCATGAATATTTTAGGCCCCTTGTCCAATCCAGCCGGAGCCACGATTCAGGTGCTGGGCGTCTTTGATCAAGCACTCACCGAAAAACTGGCGCAGGTGTTAATTCGATTAGGCACGCAACATTGCTTCGTGCTTCATGGAAAAGATGGCTTGGATGAAATCACACTGACCGACTTCACCTACGTATCCGAAGGGAAAGCGGGACGCGTCTCGAGCTATCACATTTCTCCCAAGGATTTTGGACTAGAAAAAGTGAGCCCCAAGGAATTAACAGGCGGCACCCCAGAACAGAATGCCCGGTTGATTGAAGATATTTTCAGGGGCCGACGAAACGCCAAACGGGAAATCGTCTTAGTGAATGCCGCTCCTGCTTTTGTCGCAAGCGGCAAGGCCAAAACGTTGAAGGAGGGGTACGACCGCGCCGCAGAAGTGATTGACAGTGGCGCCGCACAGGAAAAACTGGAAAAACTCGTCGCGTTTACCAATCAGGGCACCGCATGA
- a CDS encoding phosphoribosylanthranilate isomerase, whose translation MNSVKIKICGITNPIDAHQAVDAGADALGFVFYKNSPRCVSANVVKSIIANLPPFVLPVGVFVNEDAATVRTIMDDCGLAFAQIHGDETADFCEGLGRPVLRGIRLRDQNTLMAMAEYKGRARVRAFVLDAFSDTAYGGTGKTADWTLAKEAAQSFSFLLAGGLTPDNVQEAIQQVQPYGIDVSSGVEASPGKKDPAKVQEFIQAAKLNSN comes from the coding sequence ATGAATAGCGTTAAAATTAAAATCTGCGGTATTACCAATCCGATTGATGCCCATCAAGCAGTGGATGCCGGCGCGGATGCCTTGGGCTTTGTCTTCTACAAAAATAGTCCACGGTGCGTAAGTGCGAACGTGGTGAAATCCATCATTGCCAATCTCCCACCCTTTGTATTGCCGGTCGGAGTCTTTGTGAATGAAGACGCAGCAACTGTTCGAACCATCATGGATGATTGCGGCCTGGCATTCGCTCAAATCCACGGAGATGAAACCGCCGATTTTTGCGAAGGCTTGGGACGGCCAGTCCTCCGGGGGATTCGCCTTCGTGACCAAAACACTCTCATGGCCATGGCTGAGTATAAGGGCCGTGCCCGAGTGCGAGCCTTTGTCCTGGACGCCTTTTCGGATACTGCATATGGAGGAACAGGAAAGACCGCAGATTGGACGTTGGCTAAGGAAGCCGCCCAATCCTTTTCGTTTCTCCTCGCCGGCGGGTTAACCCCTGACAATGTCCAAGAGGCCATTCAACAGGTTCAGCCCTACGGAATCGATGTGAGCAGCGGCGTGGAGGCCTCACCAGGCAAGAAAGATCCCGCCAAAGTCCAGGAGTTTATTCAAGCAGCGAAGCTTAATTCCAATTAG